Below is a genomic region from Drosophila albomicans strain 15112-1751.03 chromosome 2R, ASM965048v2, whole genome shotgun sequence.
CTCTCCTGCTGCTCAGCTCGCAGTTGCTGGGCTTTGTTTCGGTGGACGTCGGAGCTCAGGAACCCGTTGATGTGGATAGTTCAGTGGATCGTCCAGCGGATCGTCCCGCAGAAACTGCAGTTGATCGCTCAGCACGTCAGATTTCAGTTCAGAATACCAATGTAAATGCTATTGGTGGATGTCCTTTCCGTAACTGCGGAGGTCCTGGCGGCGGTGGTTCTTCCGGAGGTGGCTCTTCAGGAGGTGGTTCCTCAGGTGGAGGTTCCTCTAGTGGAGGTTCTTCAGGAGGTGGTTCCTCAGGTGGTGGCTCCTCAGGCGGTGGTTCCTCAGGTGGTGTCTTCTCAGGTGGAGGCTCTTCAGGAGGAGGCTCCTCAGGTGGTGGCTCCTCAGGTAGTGGATCCTCCGGAGGAAGCGGCTCTTCAGGTGGAGGCAGCTCTTCTGGAGGAAGTTCCTCTGGAGGAGGATCTTCTGGCGGTCGTGGAGGTGGCCGTAGAGGATGTCGTGGTGGCCGTGGATCACGCTGTCGGGGAGGCGGACGTGGAGGTGGCGGCGGTCGTGGAGGTAGCGGACGTGGTGGAGGTGGCCGTGGTGGAGGTGGTcgtggaggaggaggtggacgACCTGGACGTCCTGGCAGTGGCGGAGGCGGCTTCGGTGGAGGTGGCGGCGGCTTCGGAGGAGGCGTCGGTGGTGGCGGTGGATTTGGACTGGGCCTTGGACTGGGTCTTGGTTAGACAGTTGCCACGTCAAAacttaaagcaaaaacaaagatACTATGCTGTAAAAAGTGAAACATTAGCAAAGGAATGACGGGTTAAGGTTTTGGGACTAAAGGTTTTAGGATTAGGGATACGGAATTCGACATATTGCGAATGTGCTTTAATACATAAAGatattaaactattattaatttcaatattactTGATATTGGGTTTTAGAAGTAGTGAAAgttatcataaataaaatgaataaagaaaagtttttaacttttatattgAAGAAGCTATATTTAGCCATTTGtgctatttttattactatGCCATCTTCAATTCTTAAGGACAACTAAAAGGCAACCAATAATAAAGTGTGTCTTCGCAGTCTTCAGTTGTTATTGTGAATCTTGTGTAGGACGCTACCGGAAACAAGTGTTTCgtttgatttaaattcaaaacaatGGTAGCGCGTGCgcttttgttctcttttttttgagTCTAATGCGAATATAGAGGCTATTCAGACTAACTATTTTTGGCACAGATGTTGTGTAAAATTGGCAGAGCGCTTTGCCCAAAAGTCAGCAgttgtgtaaatattaaatgactCTCTATTGAAGGGCAATTGCTCGAACTCTAACGACGCGTTCTGTGACGCAGGTTCTATGTAAGCttctaaacaaaaatatcatcGATGTTATTGTGACAGCTGCAGAGGAACTTTCCACTCACTAGCAGAGATCTAACTGAGATATATTAGCCTATATAAAGAGTAGGTTCATCTGCAACTAATCATAGCTTGTCTTTCGACTCAGCTTAAACATGAGAGTTCTAACTTTGATTCTGGGCTGTGCCATCCTGACCATCTGCCTGGTGAAGAGGGCCGACGGTGTGGCATGCACCTCGACGGATCCCGACACTCCGACTGGTTGCACAGATTGCTCCCTGACGGCAAATGCCTCGGCTGCTGACTGCACAACCACGACGACCAcaaccacgacaacaacaactgaatcCAGCGCCTCAGGCTCCGATCCAACATCCACATCCACTACCGAATCTTCTAGCGCCACCACCAGCACAACTGCTAGCTCTAGCTCCAGCAGCTCCGGTTCCAGCTCTAGCTCTAGCTCGGATGCCGCAACTATTGCTAGGTTGAGGAGGAGGATAGCTCGTCTGAGGCGCCAACAGCGTCTGAGGGCCGCCAGACAAAGGGAACTCCGTCGCAAGCGTGCGGCTGCTGCAAGGAGGAGGGCAGCCAGGAGAGCTGCTGCTTCCAGGAGAAACAGCAACACGAGGAGGAATCGCAGAGGTTAGGGAAATTGTAAagcaataaacataaaatatagcAGCAGTTTGTCATCTAGAGTTGTTTATACTggaaggtagaagggtattaaaaaTCTTTGTTAACCGGAAGTTCCAGAAGGAGGCAActctctttatatttttgattagaAGAAAAGGGACATCTCTATACGGACAGTTCTCACGTCTAGATCTCCTatactataaaagatagaggaTCAATTTCAAAAGATCAAGatcactttattttaaattgtgccCGTCCCCGCAAAACGAATGATAAGCAT
It encodes:
- the LOC117574471 gene encoding osteocalcin 2-like isoform X2, with protein sequence MRVLTLILGCAILTICLVKRADGVACTSTDPDTPTGCTDCSLTANASAADCTTTTTTTTTTTTESSASGSDPTSTSTTESSSATTSTTASSSSSSSGSSSSSSSDAATIARLRRRIARLRRQQRLRAARQRELRRKRAAAARRRAARRAAASRRNSNTRRNRRG
- the LOC117574471 gene encoding protein new-glue 3-like isoform X3, which produces MRVLTLILGCAILTICLVKRADGVACTSTDPDTPTGCTDCSLTANASAADCTTTTTTTTTTTTESSASGSDPTSTSTTESSSATTSTTASSSSSSSGSSSSSSSDAATIARLRRRIARLRRQQRLRAARQREQRRKRAAAARRRAARRAAASRRNSNTRRNRRG
- the LOC127565952 gene encoding cytadherence high molecular weight protein 1-like: MLLVDVLSVTAEVLAAVVLPEVALQEVVPQVEVPLVEVLQEVVPQVVAPQAVVPQVEAPQVVAPQVVDPPEEAALQVEAALLEEVPLEEDLLAVVEVAVEDVVVAVDHAVGEADVEVAAVVEVADVVEVAVVEVVVEEEVDDLDVLAVAEAASVEVAAASEEASVVAVDLDWALDWVLVRQLPRQNLKQKQRYYAVKSETLAKE